The following are from one region of the Silurus meridionalis isolate SWU-2019-XX chromosome 25, ASM1480568v1, whole genome shotgun sequence genome:
- the LOC124379125 gene encoding spermatogenesis-associated protein 22, giving the protein MRRNENQPRPTAGCLSVPLFNQKKRSRLPLTSNPSESEVFPEYENRDMLSFTSTIHPSNIGNAQPSTNRAPLTQWNQQQSTTWPSASSAPTGRGCTPIPHPQKRIYAWSQTGSQRPPGRPDSMATAPGFKQGGFPSDSATTQIQNKTMGTKQPMKQQSFIRNIKQPKDSFTTSDVTARSPKTAAQTQNSQWKFRSGSLRGGTWVENTFGALGSQSSLQQQEKAPPKKSLRILTAVIEGMKHWSQFKDKVPMMFEIFAVLDSAVTIGKYGAKNFLLRDGKDTVPCVYYENDQVLPRLIRGQVHRCVGNYDRQKNTLTCVSVRAASLSEQRNAQEAVKASDAEMRKEVQAFSEM; this is encoded by the exons ATGAGGAGAAACGAAAATCAGCCAAGACCAACGGCAG gctgtctgtctgttccaCTGTTTAACCAAAAGAAGAGGAGCAGATTGCCACTGACGTCCAATCCCTCTGAGAGTGAAGTGTTCCCCGAATATGAGAATAGAGACATGCTGAGCTTTACgtcaaccatccatccatcta ACATTGGGAACGCTCAGCCATCAACAAATCGAGCACCTCTGACTCAGTGGAACCAGCAACAAAGCACAACATGGCCTAGTGCATCATCTGCTCCAACAGGAAGAGGATGCACACCTATTCCTCACCCCCAGAAGCGCATCTATGCATG gTCACAGACAGGTTCACAGAGACCTCCAGGCAGACCTGATTCTATGGCAACAGCCCCAGGCTTCAAGCAAGGTGGATTTCCTAGTGACAGTGCAACCACTCAAATCCAGAATAAAACTATGGGTACCAAGCAACCCATGAAGCAGCAGTCTTTTATTCGAAACATCAAACAACCCAAAGACTCCTTCACCACTTCAGATGTCACAGCACGCAGTCCGAAAACCGCAGCTCAGACTCAAAACTCTCAGTGGAAGTTCAGATCTGGAAGTCTCAGAGGCGGGACGTGGGTTGAGAACACTTTTGGAGCTTTAGGAAGTCAGAGCAGTTTACAGCAGCAG GAAAAAGCACCACCCAAGAAATCTCTCCGTATCCTCACTGCTGTTATAGAGGGCATGAAGCACTGGAGCCAGTTCAAGGACAAAGTTCCTATGATGTTTGAGATTTTTG CTGTTCTCGATTCTGCGGTTACAATAGGAAAATATGGTGCCAAGAATTTCCTACTGAGAGATGGAAAAGATACAGTGCCATGTGTGTACTATGAAAAT gaTCAGGTGCTGCCAAGGCTGATCCGGGGTCAGGTGCATCGCTGCGTGGGGAATTacgacagacagaaaaacactCTCACCTGTGTGTCGGTGCGGGCAGCCTCCCTGTCAGAGCAAAGAAATGCTCAAGAAGCTGTAAAAGCATCAGATGCCGAGATGAGAAAAGAGGTCCAGGCATTTTCTGAAATGTGA